A stretch of Desulfitobacterium dichloroeliminans LMG P-21439 DNA encodes these proteins:
- a CDS encoding Crp/Fnr family transcriptional regulator: MKRCLICLEELDLFRGLEKEQITNLCQCTNKKRLSKGHYLFYQGDITSTIFLVKSGKLKLVQSAEDGHETILDICGPGEVLGELSLYQEQKECSSALAMEEACICCFSKMQFEMLIKKDPSFALRIIDYLGQKRYANMNSDKETRRTVKERLLGLFYNLANQYGKKLPNATMIDLIITQQELADMIGSSRVMVIQALNELKEAKIVDRTNRYYILKDDPCLSTHIFK, from the coding sequence ATGAAACGTTGCCTCATCTGCCTAGAAGAATTGGATCTGTTTCGGGGTCTGGAAAAAGAACAGATTACAAACTTGTGTCAATGTACAAATAAAAAACGGCTGTCCAAAGGACACTATCTTTTTTATCAAGGGGATATTACAAGTACTATATTTCTTGTGAAATCAGGAAAACTTAAACTTGTGCAAAGTGCTGAAGATGGACATGAAACAATTCTGGATATCTGTGGTCCCGGTGAGGTACTAGGTGAGTTGTCGCTATATCAAGAACAAAAGGAATGTTCTAGCGCGTTAGCCATGGAAGAGGCTTGCATCTGTTGCTTTAGTAAAATGCAATTTGAAATGTTAATTAAGAAAGATCCTTCTTTTGCCTTAAGGATAATTGATTACCTTGGGCAAAAGCGTTATGCCAATATGAATTCAGATAAGGAAACTAGACGAACTGTAAAAGAAAGATTATTAGGTCTATTTTATAACCTTGCCAACCAATATGGGAAAAAGCTGCCAAACGCGACAATGATCGATTTAATAATTACGCAGCAGGAATTAGCTGATATGATTGGTTCTTCACGGGTAATGGTCATTCAGGCCCTTAATGAGTTAAAAGAAGCCAAAATAGTCGACCGCACTAACAGATATTACATATTAAAAGATGACCCTTGTCTTAGTACGCACATATTTAAATAA
- a CDS encoding efflux RND transporter permease subunit: MSNKKGIIYHIIKNWRFTIFFTIIAIALGFYSYYLVPKQESPDVSSPYAVITTIYPGASPEDVEKLVTRVIEEGIREVPGYKTSQSITKNSLSVVVLELEYDVDVKEAWNELGQIVDDVQGDIPAECLDIEVDTDLVETAGMIISLSGEGYSYEQLADYADQFKSRLAKIDGISRFTVAGVQNKVAKVEVMTSELNKYTISLNELVSLIQAQNLQIPAGSLSDNKVKVNVTSPGLFTSLAEIENLIVDISRETGAPIRLKDVAKVAWDIEDSSYQLHHNGQNAIMLSGFFVENRNILLTGEEIRAELDLLKAEMPAGLVIDEIVYQPTDVEISVAKFFRNLLEGMALVLIVVFLGMGFRNALVASTAVPLSIILTFIAMYLLGIQLHEISITALILALGILVDDAIVIIDAIQVHIDQGLEKMEACIKGMKQAVIPVFSATLTIVAAFSPMLFVPGPAGEFLRSLPQTVIISVVASFLVAITVTPVLAYLFFNKLKEERGKKAILRRFYEYFLKIGMTYKKTTVLTSILLIALAGYSALQLHIEFFPKADKNVFYINLHSESASDIGATANLAKQVEKVLQSNEEVISYSTAVGEGLPKFYITLPKATPSKDFGQIMLKVNLESSEFANNEELALHIQEQLDRQLIGGTADVLLLEKAFPGAPLEIRVSGEDPLQVRDAVALIRHELEGIAGSMNVEEDYVANEYEFVVDVDTERAISMGMTNYDIQRQINIALSGAEASVFRLAGNEYSIIVKGDIKTKEDLENLAIKSSLTGNKVLLKQLGEIHLQSTVPTINKYDGVRAVTISGKVQPGYSAVTIENTLKQRLGSSGFDFSGMTLSYEGEAKDIKDNFGNLGITAIFALLLIYTILMLQFRSFLQPAIIFITIPLSIIGVAAGLILFAQPLSFTALVGVVSLMGLVIRNAILLIEFIKLAREEGMSIDEACTFAVNRRYRPIILAAVTTVIGLVPLALSGSDLFTPMSVALMSGLLVSTLFTLVVVPVLYSLLVREDKGELTSPLGSKDLGQSLYLDSTSVLQKA; this comes from the coding sequence ATGAGCAATAAGAAGGGAATCATTTACCATATTATTAAGAATTGGCGTTTTACGATTTTCTTTACGATTATAGCTATTGCTTTGGGCTTTTACAGCTATTATTTAGTCCCCAAACAGGAGAGTCCGGATGTATCGTCTCCCTATGCAGTCATCACCACCATCTATCCCGGGGCTTCTCCTGAGGATGTGGAAAAATTAGTAACCCGGGTTATTGAAGAAGGAATCAGGGAAGTACCAGGCTACAAAACTTCTCAATCCATAACGAAAAACAGTTTGTCTGTTGTGGTGTTGGAGCTAGAGTATGATGTGGATGTGAAGGAAGCTTGGAATGAGCTAGGGCAGATTGTTGATGATGTCCAAGGGGATATTCCTGCGGAATGCTTGGACATAGAAGTGGATACTGACCTCGTGGAAACAGCAGGAATGATTATCAGCCTTTCCGGAGAAGGGTATTCCTATGAGCAATTGGCTGACTATGCTGACCAATTCAAAAGCAGGCTCGCCAAAATTGACGGGATTTCGCGTTTTACCGTGGCCGGTGTTCAAAATAAAGTGGCCAAGGTAGAAGTAATGACCAGCGAGTTAAATAAATACACTATCTCTCTTAACGAACTTGTTAGTCTAATCCAAGCCCAAAACCTGCAAATTCCCGCGGGCTCCTTAAGCGATAATAAGGTAAAGGTTAATGTCACCTCCCCGGGTCTCTTCACTTCACTGGCAGAGATAGAAAACCTGATTGTGGATATTTCCAGAGAGACAGGGGCCCCTATTCGCTTGAAGGATGTGGCAAAAGTTGCTTGGGATATTGAAGACTCCAGTTATCAGCTCCATCACAACGGGCAAAATGCGATCATGCTCAGCGGCTTCTTTGTGGAAAATCGCAATATTCTTCTCACAGGGGAAGAAATTCGGGCAGAGCTAGATCTGCTTAAAGCCGAAATGCCGGCTGGATTAGTCATTGACGAGATCGTTTACCAGCCTACGGATGTCGAGATAAGTGTAGCCAAGTTTTTTCGGAATCTCTTAGAGGGGATGGCCTTGGTTCTCATCGTCGTCTTTCTGGGAATGGGTTTTAGGAATGCTTTGGTGGCTTCCACGGCGGTTCCTCTCTCCATAATTCTTACCTTCATTGCCATGTATCTTTTGGGAATACAGCTTCATGAAATCTCCATTACCGCTTTGATTCTGGCCTTGGGAATTCTCGTGGATGATGCCATCGTGATTATCGATGCTATCCAAGTTCACATTGACCAAGGGTTAGAAAAAATGGAGGCCTGTATCAAGGGTATGAAACAGGCCGTGATTCCGGTTTTTTCTGCCACCTTAACTATTGTGGCAGCTTTTTCGCCGATGCTTTTTGTCCCCGGTCCGGCAGGGGAATTCCTAAGGTCCTTACCCCAAACTGTTATTATTTCCGTAGTAGCCTCCTTTCTGGTAGCTATTACGGTTACCCCGGTCCTAGCCTATTTGTTTTTCAATAAGCTAAAAGAAGAACGTGGTAAAAAAGCTATCCTACGCCGTTTTTATGAGTACTTCCTGAAAATTGGCATGACATATAAGAAGACTACAGTTCTTACCTCCATACTCCTCATTGCCTTAGCAGGCTATAGTGCCTTACAGCTTCATATTGAATTCTTTCCTAAGGCCGATAAAAATGTGTTTTATATTAATCTGCATTCGGAAAGTGCCTCAGATATTGGGGCTACGGCAAATCTTGCTAAGCAGGTGGAAAAAGTTCTGCAAAGCAATGAGGAAGTCATCAGCTATTCTACGGCGGTAGGGGAGGGCTTGCCTAAGTTCTATATTACTTTGCCCAAAGCTACACCCTCCAAGGACTTTGGCCAGATTATGCTGAAAGTGAATCTGGAAAGCAGTGAATTTGCTAATAATGAAGAGTTAGCTCTCCATATCCAAGAGCAGTTAGATCGGCAATTAATCGGTGGAACTGCAGATGTGTTGCTCTTGGAGAAGGCCTTTCCGGGAGCACCCTTAGAAATCAGAGTCAGTGGCGAGGATCCTTTGCAAGTTAGGGATGCCGTGGCATTAATTCGCCATGAGCTGGAGGGTATTGCCGGGTCCATGAATGTTGAGGAGGATTATGTCGCTAATGAGTATGAATTTGTGGTGGATGTAGACACAGAGCGGGCCATTTCCATGGGAATGACCAATTATGATATTCAACGGCAGATCAATATTGCCTTAAGTGGCGCGGAAGCTTCCGTATTCCGCCTTGCTGGTAATGAGTACTCGATTATTGTCAAAGGGGATATTAAGACCAAAGAAGACTTAGAGAACCTAGCCATCAAATCTTCCCTAACCGGCAATAAGGTGCTCCTGAAGCAGTTAGGGGAAATCCATCTTCAATCCACTGTGCCTACGATTAACAAGTATGATGGAGTTCGTGCTGTCACGATTTCCGGTAAAGTTCAACCGGGCTACAGTGCCGTGACCATCGAGAACACTCTAAAGCAACGGTTGGGGTCATCAGGCTTTGACTTTTCAGGGATGACTCTGAGCTATGAAGGAGAAGCCAAGGATATCAAAGATAATTTTGGTAATCTGGGGATCACAGCGATTTTTGCTCTCCTCCTGATCTACACCATCCTGATGCTTCAGTTCCGCTCCTTTTTGCAGCCGGCGATCATTTTTATTACCATTCCGTTATCCATCATCGGGGTAGCTGCGGGGTTGATTTTATTCGCCCAGCCCTTATCCTTCACCGCTTTGGTAGGGGTGGTCAGCCTCATGGGGCTAGTCATTCGGAATGCCATCTTGCTTATTGAGTTTATCAAGTTAGCTCGAGAAGAAGGAATGTCCATCGACGAGGCCTGCACCTTTGCTGTCAATCGCCGTTATCGTCCCATCATTCTAGCTGCGGTGACCACTGTTATCGGTCTTGTGCCCTTGGCCCTTTCGGGAAGTGATTTATTCACCCCCATGTCCGTGGCCTTGATGAGTGGACTCTTAGTCTCTACTCTCTTTACTTTAGTGGTGGTTCCGGTATTGTATAGTCTCCTGGTTCGGGAAGATAAAGGAGAGTTAACATCTCCCTTGGGGAGTAAAGACTTGGGGCAATCTTTATACCTAGATTCTACGTCAGTACTTCAAAAAGCATAA
- a CDS encoding efflux RND transporter periplasmic adaptor subunit: protein MFRTKRWTLTSFFLIFIFMLSGCTKQAAVITPEKEKLIQVQEAIEEIYPVELRYTGLTSSGEVSKYSFKIPGKLSEIAVEKGSAVKAGQRLASLDTQEYNLALQAAQLDVTKSEKAYQEAQDNYGKMEQLFQAGALPEADLLKLKLDLDVKEATYQQAKLGLQAKQIQLNDAQLYTNREGYVVDILFQEGEIIAAGYPVVVIRSPEQKVTVGLSQNDIQKVKVGDAVEVTLEGKAVKGKVERLDAVPDNQTRTYNAEILITEPYPADAFYLGATAEVNFAQGESGGIWVPLACVLNDGEDYIFVVEDERAIKRNIKLIDVQGFNVRIEGLRSGEQYITSGMKTLKEGNKVKIQSEVSPNLQSEVNSNEQ, encoded by the coding sequence ATGTTTAGGACAAAAAGGTGGACCTTAACTTCATTTTTTCTTATTTTCATTTTTATGCTCAGCGGATGCACAAAGCAAGCCGCGGTAATCACTCCTGAAAAAGAAAAACTGATCCAAGTGCAAGAAGCAATAGAAGAAATATATCCTGTTGAATTACGCTATACAGGTCTGACATCTTCTGGGGAGGTATCGAAGTACAGCTTTAAGATTCCAGGAAAATTAAGTGAGATTGCTGTAGAAAAAGGTAGTGCTGTAAAGGCCGGACAAAGACTTGCTTCCTTGGATACCCAGGAGTATAATTTGGCACTTCAAGCCGCACAACTGGATGTCACCAAGTCAGAGAAGGCTTATCAGGAAGCTCAGGACAATTATGGGAAAATGGAACAGCTCTTTCAGGCAGGCGCCTTGCCGGAAGCTGATCTACTTAAGCTTAAGCTAGATCTTGATGTGAAAGAAGCAACCTATCAGCAAGCCAAGCTAGGCCTTCAAGCCAAACAAATACAGCTAAACGACGCTCAGCTCTATACCAATAGGGAAGGCTATGTAGTGGATATTCTCTTCCAAGAAGGTGAGATCATCGCTGCGGGCTATCCCGTGGTGGTCATTCGGTCCCCTGAACAAAAGGTTACAGTAGGTCTGTCCCAAAATGATATCCAGAAGGTTAAAGTGGGAGATGCCGTTGAAGTCACATTAGAAGGGAAAGCAGTCAAAGGAAAGGTTGAACGACTTGATGCCGTCCCTGATAATCAGACCCGCACTTATAATGCAGAGATCCTAATCACTGAGCCCTATCCCGCCGATGCTTTTTATCTAGGGGCCACCGCTGAAGTAAACTTTGCACAGGGTGAGTCTGGCGGCATCTGGGTCCCTTTGGCCTGTGTTCTTAACGATGGGGAAGATTATATCTTCGTCGTGGAAGACGAACGGGCTATCAAGAGAAATATTAAGCTCATAGATGTCCAAGGATTCAATGTACGGATAGAAGGACTAAGGAGCGGAGAGCAATATATAACCAGCGGGATGAAAACCTTAAAGGAAGGCAATAAGGTGAAGATTCAGAGTGAGGTTAGCCCCAATCTGCAAAGTGAGGTTAACTCCAATGAGCAATAA
- a CDS encoding TetR/AcrR family transcriptional regulator: protein MHDRILGKAYELIQRYGLRGLTMDDVASELGISKKTIYKIFESKNQLISELVDTIVEMEKQTFCDAIAEHVTWLEKFEAMLTMYTPEDIPFRLVDELYRFYPQEKDKIEKLAEFRQAILYPLIEEGQKEGKIRADLNPVIIVAMIHNLFMTPADSKMLESEDITIKQLLEQMRKLFFYGILKNGEDN, encoded by the coding sequence TTGCACGATCGCATTTTAGGGAAAGCTTATGAGTTGATTCAGCGCTATGGTTTGCGCGGATTGACTATGGATGATGTGGCCAGTGAGCTAGGGATCAGTAAAAAGACGATCTATAAAATCTTTGAGTCCAAAAATCAACTGATCAGCGAACTGGTGGATACTATTGTTGAGATGGAAAAACAGACCTTTTGTGACGCAATCGCTGAGCACGTTACTTGGCTAGAGAAGTTTGAGGCAATGCTTACTATGTATACCCCGGAGGATATACCGTTTCGACTAGTGGATGAGCTTTACCGTTTCTATCCCCAAGAAAAAGACAAAATTGAAAAATTGGCGGAGTTTCGGCAAGCCATACTTTATCCACTCATTGAAGAGGGTCAGAAGGAGGGGAAGATTCGAGCGGACCTCAATCCGGTGATTATCGTAGCCATGATCCATAATCTATTTATGACTCCGGCTGATTCGAAAATGTTGGAGTCCGAAGATATTACAATTAAACAGCTTCTTGAGCAGATGAGGAAGCTCTTTTTTTATGGGATACTCAAGAATGGGGAGGACAACTAA
- a CDS encoding type IA DNA topoisomerase, translated as MSKTLLVAEKPSQAREYAKTLGVKGKGEGYFANEEYIISWCIGHLFELKSPENYMDLNKVGKRWGIHRLPVLPQVGEFKHGLKLSTQKQFKVLERLLKSKEIEQVICGTDADREGQLLFQEVWDAVGCQKPLFRLWISSLTQEAIREGMAKLRPFHEVEGLAQAGYGRSYGDWDFGMNLTEGFSALFGSFDPVRKKPNVISMGRVQTPTLALVVEREWSILNFVPVSYVEVEAEFESMKGLYKGKWFDPAAKKSRASKGQAKKLEQNQEQEKSSLDLARGNEIIAMVQGKAGRVHSVKEKESMEHHPLLFDLTSLTVAASKRYGFGAEKVLKIAQSLYEKKAITYPRTDCNFLPPDLLPKLKAHLQALENGPYGQWAKKALDLPLPKGKRVINEITAHHAIIPTTEKVASNLSPDEVKVWEMIVLRFLTIWFPAARYAEKEIITMVDDESFMTKGRVLLEPGWKEVESSAKHHASSGKSKDEKENDDQPAGLLPNMLKDEEVETKNCQALQKETKPPKRYTQGDLIKAMEGAGKEIEDEMLRQQLKGKGLGTVATRAAIIENLLDRGYLIQLQKVLAPTEKGVELIGLIKERLPQAQLLISAEMTGQMEYELAQVERGEIPLSHYMSRVEQAIRNIIEELRHFESTYGKKPIAFGGDTKKGMHSETVTNIKSTQPENERLKGQAVEVLGICPSCGGGIVEREKGYGCQNWQTGCPFIVWKNSICGKVLTPTQVKSLLEKGKTPLIKGFRSKTGKSFAAYLVWENPSTGKLRFEFEKKDGR; from the coding sequence TTGAGCAAGACATTACTCGTTGCCGAGAAACCCTCCCAAGCCAGAGAATATGCCAAAACCCTTGGTGTAAAGGGCAAAGGAGAAGGATATTTTGCCAATGAAGAGTACATCATTTCCTGGTGCATTGGTCATCTCTTTGAGCTGAAGTCTCCCGAGAACTATATGGATCTCAACAAGGTAGGTAAGCGTTGGGGTATCCACCGTCTACCGGTACTTCCGCAAGTGGGGGAATTTAAACACGGTTTAAAGCTCAGCACCCAAAAACAATTTAAGGTATTGGAACGTCTCCTTAAATCGAAGGAGATTGAACAGGTTATCTGTGGAACAGACGCTGATCGCGAGGGACAGCTACTTTTTCAAGAGGTTTGGGATGCGGTAGGCTGCCAGAAGCCGCTTTTCCGGCTCTGGATTTCATCCTTGACCCAGGAGGCAATCCGCGAAGGAATGGCGAAATTACGCCCCTTTCACGAAGTAGAAGGTTTAGCACAGGCAGGCTATGGACGGTCCTATGGCGATTGGGATTTCGGGATGAATTTGACGGAAGGGTTTAGCGCTCTTTTTGGTAGCTTTGATCCGGTCAGGAAGAAACCCAATGTCATCTCCATGGGTCGAGTTCAGACTCCGACTTTAGCCCTTGTGGTAGAACGAGAGTGGTCTATTCTAAACTTTGTACCTGTTTCCTATGTGGAGGTTGAAGCGGAGTTTGAAAGTATGAAGGGACTATACAAAGGAAAGTGGTTTGATCCGGCTGCGAAAAAGTCCCGCGCAAGCAAAGGCCAAGCTAAGAAGCTTGAACAAAACCAGGAGCAAGAAAAATCCTCGTTAGACTTAGCGCGAGGGAATGAGATCATCGCCATGGTTCAAGGGAAAGCAGGAAGGGTTCATTCGGTAAAAGAGAAGGAGAGCATGGAGCATCATCCTTTGCTTTTTGATCTCACCTCCTTAACAGTTGCAGCATCCAAACGCTATGGCTTTGGAGCGGAGAAGGTGCTAAAGATTGCTCAATCCCTCTATGAGAAGAAGGCGATTACTTATCCCAGAACCGATTGTAATTTCTTGCCCCCCGATCTCCTCCCTAAGCTTAAAGCTCACCTGCAAGCATTAGAGAACGGACCCTATGGACAGTGGGCCAAGAAAGCTTTAGACCTTCCTCTTCCCAAAGGAAAACGGGTCATCAATGAGATTACAGCTCACCATGCGATTATTCCTACCACGGAAAAGGTTGCCTCGAACTTAAGCCCGGATGAAGTGAAGGTTTGGGAAATGATTGTTCTGCGTTTTCTAACCATCTGGTTTCCGGCGGCCCGCTATGCAGAAAAAGAGATCATCACGATGGTGGATGATGAGTCGTTTATGACGAAAGGAAGAGTTTTACTGGAGCCAGGCTGGAAAGAGGTTGAAAGCTCAGCAAAGCATCATGCTTCATCAGGGAAGAGCAAGGACGAAAAAGAAAATGACGATCAACCGGCCGGGTTGCTCCCTAATATGCTTAAGGACGAAGAGGTTGAAACTAAAAATTGTCAGGCACTTCAGAAGGAAACCAAACCGCCGAAACGCTATACCCAAGGGGATTTGATCAAAGCCATGGAAGGAGCCGGCAAGGAGATTGAAGACGAGATGCTGCGTCAGCAACTAAAGGGTAAAGGCTTAGGAACTGTGGCCACTCGGGCAGCGATTATTGAAAATCTTTTGGATCGGGGGTATCTGATTCAGCTGCAGAAAGTCCTCGCTCCGACAGAAAAGGGTGTCGAGCTTATCGGTTTGATCAAGGAACGTTTGCCACAAGCACAATTGCTGATTAGTGCAGAAATGACCGGACAGATGGAATATGAATTGGCGCAGGTGGAACGAGGAGAAATTCCTTTAAGTCACTATATGTCAAGGGTGGAGCAGGCTATACGCAATATTATTGAAGAATTGCGTCACTTTGAATCCACCTATGGGAAAAAGCCCATTGCTTTTGGAGGAGATACAAAAAAAGGAATGCATAGTGAGACGGTAACGAACATAAAGAGTACTCAACCGGAGAATGAGCGATTAAAGGGACAGGCGGTCGAGGTTCTGGGGATTTGTCCAAGCTGCGGCGGCGGAATCGTCGAGAGGGAAAAGGGCTATGGCTGTCAGAACTGGCAAACGGGATGTCCGTTCATTGTATGGAAAAACTCTATCTGCGGAAAAGTATTGACCCCTACTCAAGTAAAGAGTCTCTTAGAAAAGGGAAAGACTCCCTTGATTAAAGGATTTCGCTCCAAGACCGGAAAAAGCTTTGCGGCCTATTTAGTTTGGGAAAACCCTTCGACTGGAAAGCTGCGCTTCGAATTTGAGAAGAAAGACGGAAGATGA
- a CDS encoding DUF1540 domain-containing protein — MPGRVDKINSHLQGVKCVVNSCHYWGNDHCFAQEIEVQAPNAKTSEMTDCATFVPNGTLK, encoded by the coding sequence ATGCCTGGACGTGTAGACAAAATAAATTCCCACCTTCAAGGAGTCAAATGTGTAGTTAACAGCTGCCATTATTGGGGAAACGACCACTGTTTTGCCCAAGAAATCGAAGTTCAAGCTCCCAATGCGAAAACCTCTGAAATGACTGACTGCGCAACCTTCGTTCCAAATGGGACCTTGAAGTAA
- a CDS encoding CPBP family intramembrane glutamic endopeptidase, with protein MSNREDDHNQLQQGTQLRAALLPSFWLTQLLLLIPGGGLLWLFYLRTGYSLQGFFSWDNAGGIWIIGTVVAILGMVIQLVAWRVFPVDAFDDGGVNQLLLELPSPTLGPMFLVGAFSEELLVRGVLQTGLSAAFGPIQGIFFTSILFTAMHIRYLKKPVLMSGVFLISLILCTLYGFTGTLWATVWAHFLYNLGASILAKKYYLPYLQTSQTPKK; from the coding sequence GTGTCGAATAGGGAGGACGATCATAATCAGCTTCAGCAGGGGACCCAGCTTCGAGCGGCACTACTTCCTTCGTTTTGGCTTACTCAGCTTCTGCTCTTGATTCCCGGGGGTGGGCTCTTATGGCTATTCTATCTCCGAACAGGCTACTCTTTACAGGGGTTTTTCTCTTGGGATAATGCTGGGGGCATTTGGATTATTGGAACAGTAGTAGCAATTCTAGGAATGGTTATTCAACTCGTAGCTTGGCGAGTTTTTCCGGTGGATGCTTTCGATGATGGGGGAGTGAATCAACTCTTATTGGAGCTGCCATCCCCAACTCTCGGTCCCATGTTTTTGGTTGGCGCATTCTCCGAGGAACTTCTGGTCCGTGGAGTGCTCCAAACAGGGCTTAGTGCGGCATTTGGTCCCATCCAGGGAATCTTCTTCACCAGCATCTTGTTTACAGCGATGCACATACGTTACCTGAAAAAGCCGGTTCTCATGAGTGGGGTATTTCTCATCAGCTTAATTCTCTGTACGCTCTACGGATTCACTGGCACTCTTTGGGCCACCGTATGGGCTCATTTTCTCTACAATTTGGGAGCCTCCATCTTAGCCAAAAAGTACTATCTGCCCTATCTACAAACTAGCCAAACGCCTAAGAAGTAG